In a single window of the Dysgonomonas mossii genome:
- a CDS encoding phage head spike fiber domain-containing protein has translation MISKLENYRYNLSLIGITIDEVLLLNLYQNLPIDVQTRAKVILLPIAAKEGVVYGMDNITGDLVPFNFSRSSSATLFDKDKNMELVGNNIPRIDYGNYTEGVKLLVEKESTNLLVDSALATSLNGVYNTGLGVATLNWFNYIVTGRTVPHLDGTDAYIYKRGPVTSGLSYAISAFVKMSDGTIPNFNSSESTRNGALLIDALPMYPTAANLLIKDNIYRVYGSKAATRTITGNNGIVKYRGNYGADIITSGYQLEQSDTATSYIPTTTTTATRAADKLTYTLPASSGIYLKTNKQNTLLNKPKGVWNIHDDLNNEGIEALAIFYEDIIIGFDEETAVEEFIIPIRDKNQVVKARYALKDTDIEKNTLMGEHYIEISFALDIFFKFVRSDYIIWEGEKYIIKEDYTPDEVNKCNYKYTLRFDHWTTLLQDDTFYYMNQGLEEAEWSLMSNAATHFQLIADNANRYFGINSFNVGTIEFTELKYLRFDKVSIWDAATQIAEEYGGEWYLTGTTLHLVKKFSYGSEIDFESEVSVEKMDRSEGENSEKYTRILAFGSTRNIPANYRETIPGEAVDAIYQKRLRIPASKGKFIDAKPNMSAEEIKSAVVIFDEVYPKRIGTIGTVGTIPYQDTDTDTGVVTNWNAYKFKDTGIVFSEDYLLPGVELMLVFQSGNLNGMDFAVKFHKNGFSESDNSQYFEIVRNEDYGKALPNDILKPQNGDTYILYGFNIQLVSDQYIPEGEQELYDTAVEWQQDMLKDKSVFECPTMIQHFADNEMDLEIGQKVKLIHDQFEDGFRSSRIQGYEKHLLNKYQATYTVGDNATASWAKSVDNSIKELQIAGITYQETGKNGVYLITQFDNTPASDFNAYSAKASDARYLNKQTGGTVQGDVLFQKKIKAKEAISDQFGNETFMPGMLGNGFRFWIENGLSFGQIDYLTVTREMLISILTVAEVKSVDGGILISSANMVTSSVEDITTGYKCYFDNDEGNIPNKFIVGDQAMCRRFNGANVKYYWRLVTEVGTDYILLSKTDKDGSGIPEAKDNIVQFGNRTDTQRQFAVYSVAYGDAGTFYYYGVNSYDLTGKAKTYFSKSGARIEGDSIVFSSSGKSAATAISEVDTKAGNAQTSANTANAGLLSKVAYSEYNAQMQILDTRISSKVSQTDFNSLDGRVASTESSITQQAGQISSVVEKVDNIQIGGRNLIPNTNQGITGWGRTVQTGTVTYTEVQQLGVRAVKATTSGFTSGYHVLNRSINRSLLQNQKQYTLSLDVFCEFSATASFLILAPNGTNQLINFGSKAITANTWIHIELTATSTTNTATDQSLYITGFNQNASVSFANIKLEEGNKATSWTEAPEDTQSQIESKNRTYYQDAQPTTPSGGFSVGDIWQKVTYTDTSGVVNMDSSKNVCRFEYRWNGTTWVQINSNISASYVTQTNDSISSLVTKTGINSLGTGETLKSLIDQTPDKITLAVSAIQIGGRNLKRNSKTLTGLFRTIGQVVNATPNAEWMRFSIVDFTGEILQSGSVSVQPGVEYTQSVLFRTDATSVDLNFSWWNATNGHRLRQAIIEKIGTNLYRAYSTFKTVTNDTTIRCLDIYPISKSGGTYIEFAYHKFELGNKPTDWTEAPEDTQSQIDGKTTLAEVASSLSIAANKITLSSKTIELKGETIASAIKAGQLNVGNGKFKVDPNGDFTSKNANIEGALRVSGNNQITVADANGNTRVTIKPTDITSIANIGGIETSELVNTGGAAASRSIQNETNVWYGRTFTLAAGKVYDLVIPAISISATINTIGSPTTVYARTVIRLRNTTTYASYEIASIEASPRDFGGTVFQSVRLNGVVAGNWRIEIEMMAITDAYFTGTASFTMNSNVVIQVIPLSQFTEMGLNGFMTAISSNKYLHITTDGVFLRMGSNILRITEGSGIQKSNNGGASWISI, from the coding sequence ATGATAAGTAAATTAGAGAACTACAGATATAACCTTTCGTTAATCGGTATTACGATAGATGAAGTTTTGTTGTTGAACCTGTATCAAAATCTACCTATTGATGTTCAGACAAGGGCAAAGGTCATATTATTGCCTATCGCAGCAAAGGAGGGCGTTGTATATGGTATGGATAATATAACAGGCGATCTGGTTCCCTTCAACTTCTCCCGCTCATCATCCGCTACACTATTTGACAAGGATAAGAATATGGAGCTTGTAGGTAACAACATCCCACGTATAGACTATGGAAACTATACGGAGGGTGTTAAGCTTCTTGTGGAAAAGGAAAGTACAAATCTATTAGTAGATAGTGCTTTGGCAACATCACTGAATGGTGTATACAATACTGGACTAGGTGTAGCAACGTTGAATTGGTTCAATTATATTGTTACTGGAAGGACAGTACCCCACTTAGATGGTACGGATGCTTATATTTACAAACGAGGCCCTGTTACATCCGGACTTTCTTATGCTATATCTGCATTCGTGAAAATGTCTGACGGCACAATTCCCAACTTTAATAGTTCTGAGAGCACAAGAAATGGGGCATTGTTAATTGATGCATTACCGATGTACCCTACAGCTGCCAATCTGCTTATTAAGGATAATATATATAGAGTTTATGGTTCCAAAGCTGCAACCCGGACAATAACAGGAAATAATGGTATTGTGAAGTATCGTGGAAATTACGGAGCTGACATAATCACATCAGGCTATCAATTAGAACAAAGTGATACCGCCACCTCTTATATTCCTACAACTACAACGACTGCCACACGTGCCGCCGATAAGCTGACATACACCTTACCTGCATCATCTGGGATATATCTAAAGACCAATAAGCAAAATACGTTGTTGAATAAGCCCAAAGGCGTATGGAATATTCACGACGATTTGAACAATGAAGGAATAGAGGCCTTAGCTATTTTCTATGAAGATATCATTATCGGATTTGACGAAGAAACAGCTGTAGAGGAATTCATTATTCCGATTAGGGATAAGAACCAGGTTGTGAAAGCACGATATGCCCTAAAAGATACAGACATAGAGAAAAACACCTTAATGGGCGAGCATTATATCGAGATATCTTTTGCGTTAGATATTTTCTTTAAGTTCGTGCGTTCGGATTATATTATCTGGGAGGGTGAAAAGTATATTATCAAGGAGGATTATACACCCGATGAGGTAAATAAATGTAATTATAAATACACCCTTCGTTTCGACCACTGGACGACTTTGTTACAGGACGATACGTTCTATTACATGAATCAAGGCCTTGAAGAGGCGGAGTGGTCTTTGATGAGTAATGCGGCTACTCATTTTCAGCTGATAGCCGATAATGCAAATCGTTATTTCGGCATTAACTCATTTAACGTCGGTACTATCGAATTTACGGAATTGAAATACCTTCGATTCGATAAGGTATCGATCTGGGATGCAGCGACACAGATAGCAGAGGAATACGGGGGAGAATGGTATCTGACAGGAACCACATTACATTTGGTAAAGAAATTCTCATACGGCTCGGAGATCGATTTTGAGAGCGAAGTATCTGTTGAAAAGATGGATCGTTCGGAAGGTGAAAACTCCGAGAAATATACACGCATTCTTGCTTTTGGTTCTACACGTAATATTCCGGCTAATTATAGAGAGACAATACCGGGAGAGGCTGTAGATGCCATCTATCAAAAGCGTTTGCGTATTCCCGCATCAAAGGGCAAGTTTATTGATGCAAAGCCAAACATGTCAGCTGAAGAGATAAAATCGGCTGTTGTTATTTTTGATGAAGTTTATCCGAAAAGGATAGGTACTATCGGAACTGTAGGCACTATTCCATATCAAGATACTGATACGGATACTGGAGTAGTTACCAACTGGAATGCTTATAAGTTTAAAGACACCGGTATTGTTTTTAGTGAAGATTATTTGTTACCGGGTGTAGAGCTGATGTTAGTATTCCAATCCGGGAATCTTAACGGAATGGATTTCGCTGTCAAATTTCACAAGAATGGTTTTTCAGAAAGTGATAATTCTCAATATTTCGAAATTGTCCGCAATGAGGATTACGGTAAAGCCTTACCCAATGATATACTCAAGCCTCAAAACGGAGATACATATATCCTTTACGGCTTCAATATACAGCTCGTTTCCGATCAATATATACCGGAAGGAGAACAGGAGTTATACGACACTGCTGTAGAATGGCAGCAAGATATGTTGAAGGATAAATCAGTCTTCGAGTGTCCGACTATGATACAGCATTTTGCCGATAATGAGATGGATCTGGAGATTGGGCAAAAAGTGAAACTCATACACGATCAATTTGAAGATGGTTTTCGATCATCACGCATACAGGGATACGAAAAACATCTTTTAAACAAATATCAGGCTACTTATACCGTAGGTGATAATGCTACCGCTTCATGGGCTAAAAGTGTCGATAACTCGATAAAAGAGCTACAAATTGCAGGTATTACCTATCAGGAAACAGGTAAGAACGGAGTTTATCTTATCACTCAATTCGATAATACGCCGGCGAGTGACTTTAATGCTTATTCTGCAAAGGCATCTGATGCCCGCTACCTGAATAAACAGACAGGCGGGACCGTACAGGGTGACGTCCTTTTTCAGAAGAAAATAAAAGCGAAAGAAGCTATCTCCGATCAGTTCGGCAATGAGACATTTATGCCTGGCATGTTGGGTAACGGTTTTCGTTTCTGGATCGAGAACGGTTTATCATTTGGGCAAATAGATTACCTGACAGTAACAAGGGAGATGCTTATAAGCATCCTCACTGTAGCTGAGGTTAAGAGCGTCGATGGAGGTATACTTATTTCTTCTGCTAATATGGTAACTAGTAGCGTTGAAGATATAACAACAGGTTATAAATGCTACTTCGATAACGACGAAGGAAATATACCCAATAAGTTTATTGTAGGCGATCAAGCGATGTGTCGCCGATTTAACGGCGCAAACGTAAAATACTACTGGCGTCTGGTTACTGAGGTAGGTACGGACTACATCCTGTTGTCAAAGACAGATAAAGACGGCAGCGGGATACCTGAAGCTAAAGATAATATAGTTCAGTTCGGTAACAGAACAGACACACAGCGTCAGTTTGCAGTTTATTCAGTTGCTTATGGAGATGCAGGTACTTTCTACTATTACGGAGTAAACTCTTATGATTTGACAGGGAAGGCAAAAACATACTTTTCGAAATCCGGAGCCAGAATAGAGGGCGACTCTATCGTATTTTCTTCATCGGGTAAATCAGCAGCTACCGCCATATCAGAAGTTGACACAAAAGCGGGGAATGCACAAACAAGTGCGAATACTGCAAATGCAGGGTTATTGTCAAAGGTTGCCTACTCAGAGTATAATGCGCAAATGCAGATCCTGGATACCCGGATATCATCTAAGGTAAGCCAGACTGATTTTAATAGCTTGGATGGTCGTGTGGCTTCTACCGAAAGCAGCATCACACAACAGGCGGGGCAAATATCAAGTGTTGTTGAAAAAGTGGATAATATTCAGATAGGGGGTCGAAATTTAATTCCAAATACCAATCAAGGTATTACAGGATGGGGACGTACTGTGCAGACGGGAACTGTTACCTATACAGAGGTTCAACAACTAGGAGTAAGAGCTGTAAAAGCAACTACATCAGGGTTTACATCAGGATATCATGTTCTTAATCGCAGCATAAATAGATCTTTATTGCAAAACCAAAAGCAATACACTCTATCTCTTGATGTGTTCTGTGAGTTTTCTGCTACAGCTTCATTCTTAATACTCGCTCCAAATGGAACTAACCAACTTATAAACTTCGGAAGCAAGGCAATAACAGCTAACACATGGATACATATTGAACTGACAGCTACATCTACTACTAATACAGCTACAGATCAGTCATTGTATATAACAGGGTTCAATCAAAATGCCTCAGTCTCTTTCGCTAATATAAAATTAGAGGAAGGAAATAAAGCTACTTCCTGGACAGAAGCTCCCGAAGACACCCAATCGCAAATAGAAAGCAAAAATCGTACATACTATCAAGATGCCCAACCTACAACTCCGAGTGGCGGCTTCTCGGTCGGTGACATCTGGCAGAAGGTGACTTATACAGATACATCAGGCGTTGTGAACATGGATTCATCGAAAAATGTATGTCGATTTGAATATCGCTGGAATGGCACAACGTGGGTACAGATCAATTCTAATATATCAGCCTCATATGTAACTCAGACAAACGATTCTATATCGTCACTTGTGACTAAGACGGGAATCAACAGTTTAGGAACAGGAGAAACATTAAAGTCATTGATAGATCAGACGCCGGATAAAATAACTCTTGCCGTATCAGCCATACAGATAGGAGGAAGAAATTTAAAGCGAAACTCAAAAACATTGACGGGTTTATTTAGGACAATAGGACAGGTGGTTAATGCTACACCTAATGCGGAATGGATGCGATTTTCTATAGTAGATTTTACAGGTGAGATATTGCAAAGTGGAAGTGTTTCTGTACAACCAGGAGTAGAATATACTCAATCCGTATTATTCCGTACAGATGCTACCAGTGTGGATCTAAATTTCTCATGGTGGAATGCAACCAATGGTCACAGGCTTCGACAGGCAATCATAGAAAAGATAGGGACGAATTTATATCGCGCCTATTCGACATTCAAGACGGTTACAAATGATACAACTATTCGTTGTTTAGACATTTATCCAATATCTAAATCAGGAGGTACATATATTGAATTTGCATATCATAAGTTTGAGTTGGGCAACAAACCCACAGATTGGACGGAGGCACCAGAAGACACCCAATCACAAATAGATGGTAAGACTACATTGGCTGAGGTTGCAAGTTCTTTGAGTATTGCAGCCAATAAAATAACGTTATCTTCTAAAACCATAGAACTGAAAGGAGAAACAATTGCAAGTGCTATTAAAGCCGGGCAACTAAATGTGGGTAATGGAAAGTTTAAGGTAGATCCTAACGGCGATTTTACATCAAAGAATGCTAATATTGAGGGTGCGTTGAGGGTATCGGGAAATAATCAGATTACCGTTGCGGATGCAAACGGTAATACACGTGTTACCATCAAACCGACAGACATAACCTCTATTGCAAATATAGGGGGGATTGAAACTTCAGAGCTTGTAAATACAGGCGGTGCGGCCGCTAGTAGATCAATACAAAATGAGACAAATGTATGGTATGGGCGTACATTTACTCTTGCAGCCGGAAAAGTATATGATCTGGTTATTCCTGCAATAAGCATATCGGCAACTATAAATACAATCGGAAGTCCTACAACAGTATATGCCAGAACAGTAATAAGGCTGCGAAATACAACAACGTATGCCTCATACGAGATAGCATCAATAGAAGCTTCGCCTAGAGA